In one Corallococcus sp. EGB genomic region, the following are encoded:
- a CDS encoding CapA family protein yields the protein MAWRRWGPTAWVAACLVACGPGASTPKQGAVTPDDVPVTPVTPPAPPPEEQTSPPPGPPPDEAPPPDETAEEPPPQEEVPPVLTACAPEPAADASVPESERAARHDYACTGIALEGSLVSTVGRPVANAVVKVGDAQARTDASGHFRFPVLPRHNRLLTVEAEGFRPAVVAVELRKSLTETRVTLPPVRLSPKDGVRMLFAGDVSLGRRFLDPDDATPRNQLPRDNPAALIRVSEPLPGTKAVFAHVRPYFQAADFRAVNLETPVTDHPATPHDEKAYAFFTLPGSLPALPWLGVDYVSLGNNHVYDYLAPGLADTLSHVAATGMAYSGAGQNENEAFVPAQVSLSGANYSLVSMCSITGSAHEQQYVAGPNQGGAADARNMARVSALLGAEKAQGRVPVAVLHTGVEYSVRPSTPTAQRMRDLVDAGAGLVIAHHPHIPQGFARHEGVLMAQSLGNFAFDQDRMETMVGLMAEVEATGARVDRARAVPVYIEDYRPRPVAGDLADSFLRNLAELSREGAVELVPQSSWGELLPEDRHASVSERTVDVPVTVDGSGRATVDLRPLRHEGESVAVATLTGADVTGVKLKAGRDVLLHGDFEDHDVDDDANEAARWSVGPNAGYVCQDGPHRGAAALCQRRAASDSRGAAVKLVNRFRPPGFAEGPPNRDLTAVAWLKGQGGGAFFAKVQYLPVESYTLFGEQTLLRHDGGTYDWTLVAEDLHFPADPLKPDLWNAPWALDLTLNTAPPKSGEGVTAVDDLALVAWEKQATGGTLTQQTPHARDFVRVEAKAGTYTLRVTFREHRVP from the coding sequence ATGGCGTGGCGGCGGTGGGGGCCCACGGCGTGGGTGGCGGCGTGTCTCGTGGCGTGTGGTCCGGGCGCGTCCACGCCGAAGCAGGGCGCAGTGACGCCGGACGACGTTCCGGTGACGCCCGTGACGCCGCCGGCCCCTCCACCCGAAGAGCAAACGTCTCCGCCGCCCGGGCCCCCACCGGACGAGGCTCCGCCTCCCGACGAGACGGCGGAGGAGCCGCCCCCGCAAGAGGAGGTGCCACCGGTGCTGACGGCCTGCGCGCCGGAGCCCGCGGCGGACGCCTCCGTGCCCGAGTCCGAGCGCGCGGCCCGCCACGACTACGCCTGCACCGGCATCGCGCTGGAGGGCTCACTGGTCTCGACGGTAGGCAGGCCGGTAGCGAATGCCGTGGTGAAGGTGGGGGACGCTCAGGCGCGCACGGATGCGAGCGGCCACTTCCGCTTCCCCGTGTTGCCCCGGCACAACCGGCTGCTCACGGTGGAGGCGGAGGGCTTCCGTCCGGCGGTGGTCGCGGTGGAGCTGCGCAAGAGCCTCACGGAGACGCGCGTGACGCTGCCGCCGGTGCGCCTGTCGCCGAAGGACGGCGTGCGGATGCTCTTCGCGGGTGACGTGTCGCTGGGCCGGCGCTTCCTGGATCCAGACGACGCCACGCCGCGCAACCAGCTTCCCCGGGACAACCCTGCGGCGCTCATCCGCGTGTCGGAGCCGCTGCCGGGCACGAAGGCTGTCTTCGCGCACGTGCGGCCCTACTTCCAGGCGGCGGACTTCCGCGCCGTGAACCTGGAGACGCCGGTGACGGACCACCCGGCGACGCCGCATGACGAGAAGGCCTATGCGTTCTTCACGCTGCCCGGCTCGCTGCCCGCGCTGCCATGGCTGGGCGTGGACTACGTGAGCCTGGGCAACAACCACGTCTACGACTACCTGGCGCCGGGGCTGGCGGACACGCTCTCGCACGTGGCCGCGACGGGGATGGCCTACAGCGGCGCGGGGCAGAACGAGAACGAGGCCTTCGTACCGGCGCAGGTGTCGCTCTCGGGGGCGAACTACAGCCTCGTGTCCATGTGCTCCATCACCGGCAGCGCGCACGAACAGCAGTACGTCGCGGGCCCGAACCAGGGCGGCGCGGCGGACGCGCGGAACATGGCGCGGGTGTCCGCGCTGCTGGGCGCGGAGAAGGCACAGGGGCGCGTGCCGGTGGCGGTGCTGCACACCGGCGTCGAGTACAGCGTCCGGCCCTCCACCCCGACGGCGCAGCGGATGCGCGACCTGGTGGACGCGGGCGCGGGGCTCGTCATCGCGCACCACCCGCACATCCCGCAGGGCTTCGCGCGCCACGAAGGCGTGCTGATGGCGCAGTCGCTGGGCAACTTCGCCTTCGACCAGGACCGCATGGAGACGATGGTGGGCCTGATGGCGGAGGTGGAGGCCACGGGCGCGCGCGTGGACCGCGCCCGCGCGGTGCCCGTCTACATCGAGGACTACCGCCCCCGGCCCGTCGCGGGCGACCTGGCGGACAGCTTCCTGCGCAACCTGGCGGAGCTGTCCCGCGAGGGCGCCGTGGAGCTGGTGCCCCAGTCCTCCTGGGGCGAATTGCTCCCTGAAGACAGACACGCGTCCGTGAGCGAGCGCACCGTGGACGTGCCGGTGACGGTGGATGGAAGCGGCCGCGCCACGGTGGACCTGCGGCCCCTGCGCCACGAAGGGGAGTCCGTGGCGGTGGCGACGCTCACGGGCGCGGACGTGACGGGCGTGAAGCTCAAGGCCGGGCGCGACGTGCTGTTGCACGGCGACTTCGAGGACCACGACGTGGACGACGACGCCAACGAGGCGGCCCGCTGGAGCGTGGGCCCGAACGCCGGCTACGTGTGCCAGGACGGGCCGCACCGGGGCGCCGCGGCGCTCTGTCAGCGGAGAGCGGCCAGCGACTCACGCGGCGCGGCGGTGAAGCTGGTCAACCGCTTCCGTCCGCCGGGCTTCGCGGAAGGGCCGCCCAACCGCGACCTCACGGCGGTGGCGTGGCTGAAGGGGCAGGGCGGCGGTGCGTTCTTTGCGAAGGTGCAGTACCTGCCCGTGGAGTCGTACACCCTCTTCGGCGAGCAGACGCTGCTGCGCCACGACGGCGGCACCTACGACTGGACGCTGGTGGCGGAGGACCTGCACTTCCCCGCGGATCCGCTGAAGCCGGACCTGTGGAACGCGCCCTGGGCGCTGGACCTGACGCTCAACACCGCGCCCCCGAAGTCCGGCGAGGGCGTGACGGCGGTGGACGACCTGGCGCTGGTGGCCTGGGAGAAGCAGGCCACGGGCGGCACGCTCACGCAGCAGACGCCGCACGCGCGGGACTTCGTGCGCGTGGAGGCCAAGGCGGGCACGTACACGCTGCGCGTCACCTTCCGCGAGCACCGCGTGCCCTGA
- the pdxH gene encoding pyridoxamine 5'-phosphate oxidase has product MVRRVTTIPPDPIQRFADLFAQAKAAIPVDPNAMVVASVDDQGRPSSRVVLLKDFDARGFVFFTNFHSRKGQQLRAHPYAALCFFWQPLEQQVRIEGRVEQVSDAEADAYFQSRARGSQIGAWASLQSEELPSRELLAQRVAEVEARFQGRAVERPPHWSGFRVVPDRIEFWHARPSRLHERNVYLRDGAGWKTQLLFP; this is encoded by the coding sequence ATGGTGCGCCGCGTGACGACGATCCCTCCCGACCCCATCCAGCGCTTCGCGGACCTCTTCGCCCAGGCGAAGGCCGCAATCCCCGTGGACCCCAACGCCATGGTGGTGGCCTCCGTGGACGACCAGGGCCGCCCCAGCTCGCGCGTGGTCCTGCTCAAGGACTTCGATGCGCGCGGCTTCGTCTTCTTCACCAACTTCCACAGCCGCAAGGGGCAGCAGCTCCGGGCGCACCCGTACGCGGCGCTGTGCTTCTTCTGGCAGCCCCTGGAGCAGCAGGTGCGCATCGAGGGCCGCGTGGAACAGGTGAGCGACGCGGAAGCCGACGCGTACTTCCAGAGCCGCGCGCGCGGCAGCCAGATTGGCGCGTGGGCCAGCCTCCAGAGCGAGGAGCTGCCCTCGCGAGAGCTCCTGGCACAGCGCGTGGCGGAGGTGGAGGCGCGCTTCCAGGGGCGCGCGGTGGAGCGCCCGCCGCACTGGAGCGGCTTCCGCGTGGTGCCGGACCGCATCGAGTTCTGGCACGCGCGCCCCAGCCGGTTGCACGAGCGCAACGTGTACCTGCGTGACGGCGCGGGCTGGAAGACGCAGCTGCTCTTCCCGTGA
- the glgA gene encoding glycogen synthase GlgA, producing MKILFIASEVTPFSKTGGLGDVAGALPTALAGLGHDVKIVTPRYQDVRNTGQLLPTGQSLVLRFPFGETGGPILSARLSERLEVLFLENEAFYGGRKGFYGTAGGEFADNPRRFAYLCVGALQAAQRLRFFPDIIHLHDWQTGLVPVALRRGFQGTPLARAKCVFTIHNLAYQGQFPKHTMEDLGLPWDLFTPEGVEFYDHVNFLKAGLVYSEALTTVSPTYAREIQTPEQGYGLDGLLRRRSHALTGIINGIDAHEWNPRTDFFLPARYDPEDMTGKAVCKRALLERFGLPTEGNAPVFGIVSRLAWQKGVDLLLETLPSALQADLRFVAVGNGDPALEEGLRALQARYPKQVGVHIGFNPELSHLVEAGSDFFLMPSRYEPCGLNQMYSLRYGTVPIVRATGGLVDTVEGGLDGNGILFEAFHRSALLAAIRRALSLYADPGRLGDFRVRGMGKDFSWTASARKYEALFRSLVDE from the coding sequence ATGAAGATCCTCTTCATCGCCTCGGAGGTCACCCCCTTCTCGAAGACGGGGGGACTGGGCGACGTGGCCGGGGCCCTGCCCACGGCGCTGGCCGGGCTGGGACACGACGTGAAGATCGTCACGCCCCGCTACCAGGACGTGCGCAATACCGGACAGCTGCTGCCCACGGGACAGTCCCTGGTGCTGCGCTTCCCCTTCGGTGAGACGGGCGGCCCCATCCTGTCCGCGCGCCTCTCCGAACGGCTGGAGGTCCTCTTCCTGGAGAACGAGGCCTTCTACGGCGGCCGCAAGGGGTTCTATGGCACCGCGGGCGGTGAGTTCGCGGACAACCCCCGCCGCTTCGCCTACCTGTGCGTGGGCGCGCTCCAGGCCGCGCAGCGCCTGCGCTTCTTCCCGGACATCATCCACCTGCACGACTGGCAGACGGGCCTGGTCCCCGTGGCCCTGCGCCGCGGCTTCCAGGGCACGCCGCTCGCCCGCGCGAAGTGCGTCTTCACCATCCACAACCTGGCCTACCAGGGGCAGTTCCCCAAGCACACCATGGAGGACCTGGGGCTGCCGTGGGACCTCTTCACGCCGGAGGGCGTGGAGTTCTACGACCACGTCAACTTCCTCAAGGCGGGGCTCGTCTACTCCGAGGCGCTCACCACCGTGTCGCCCACGTACGCGCGTGAAATCCAGACGCCGGAGCAGGGCTACGGGCTGGATGGCCTGCTGCGCCGCCGCTCGCACGCGCTCACCGGCATCATCAACGGCATCGACGCGCACGAGTGGAACCCCCGGACGGACTTCTTCCTGCCGGCGCGCTACGACCCGGAGGACATGACGGGCAAGGCCGTATGCAAGCGCGCGCTGCTGGAGCGCTTCGGCCTGCCCACGGAGGGCAACGCGCCGGTGTTCGGCATCGTCAGCCGGCTGGCGTGGCAGAAGGGCGTGGACCTGCTCCTGGAGACGCTGCCCTCGGCGCTCCAGGCGGACCTGAGGTTCGTGGCGGTGGGCAACGGCGACCCCGCGCTGGAGGAGGGGCTGCGGGCGTTGCAGGCGCGCTATCCGAAACAGGTGGGCGTGCACATCGGGTTCAACCCGGAATTGTCACATCTGGTGGAGGCCGGGTCGGACTTCTTCCTCATGCCCAGCCGCTACGAGCCATGTGGGTTGAACCAGATGTATTCACTGCGCTACGGCACGGTGCCCATCGTCCGGGCCACGGGCGGGCTGGTGGACACGGTGGAGGGCGGGCTGGACGGCAACGGCATCCTCTTCGAGGCCTTCCACCGCTCGGCGCTCCTGGCGGCCATCCGCCGGGCGCTCTCCCTGTACGCGGACCCCGGGCGGCTGGGGGACTTCCGGGTGCGGGGCATGGGGAAGGACTTCTCCTGGACCGCGTCCGCCCGGAAATACGAAGCCCTCTTCCGCTCCCTGGTGGATGAATAG
- a CDS encoding serine/threonine-protein kinase translates to MAEAPDLGGYEVVGRLAVGGMAEVYQARARETTQRSPGEPEEVVIKRLHPSFRNDPAYVKAFVDEAKLTVRLRNAHIVRTFRLFRAGPDYLMVQELVSGRTLGYMQELLIKAGAAMPPESACYIAWCVLKALDYIHRAKVGENGATIVHRDVNPANVLLGVQGDVKLTDFGVAEVEGMMRGDSGALRGTLPYMSPEQVLGQAVDARTDLYAVGVILWELWAGRRLFNGDNEAQLMHQVRDARVPLLSSLAPDLPDYAARVARKALFADRARRFQTAAEFIKALEVLARRAGWPLTVEALQPLLGG, encoded by the coding sequence GTGGCGGAAGCTCCGGACCTGGGTGGCTATGAAGTGGTCGGCCGGCTGGCGGTCGGTGGCATGGCCGAGGTGTATCAGGCGCGTGCCCGTGAGACGACCCAGCGTTCCCCGGGCGAGCCCGAGGAAGTGGTCATCAAGCGGCTGCACCCGTCCTTCCGCAACGACCCCGCGTATGTGAAGGCCTTCGTCGACGAGGCGAAGCTGACGGTGCGCCTGCGCAACGCGCACATCGTGCGGACGTTCCGGCTGTTCCGCGCCGGGCCGGACTACCTCATGGTGCAGGAGCTCGTGAGCGGCCGGACGCTGGGCTACATGCAGGAGCTGTTGATCAAGGCCGGCGCCGCGATGCCTCCGGAGTCCGCCTGTTACATCGCGTGGTGCGTGCTCAAGGCGCTGGACTACATCCACCGCGCCAAGGTGGGGGAGAACGGCGCCACCATCGTCCACCGCGACGTGAACCCCGCCAACGTGCTGCTGGGCGTCCAGGGCGACGTGAAGCTCACCGACTTCGGCGTGGCGGAGGTGGAGGGGATGATGCGCGGCGACTCCGGCGCGCTGCGCGGCACGCTGCCGTACATGAGCCCGGAGCAGGTGCTGGGGCAGGCGGTGGACGCGCGCACGGACCTGTACGCGGTGGGGGTCATCCTCTGGGAGTTGTGGGCGGGCCGCCGCCTCTTCAACGGCGACAACGAGGCGCAGCTGATGCACCAGGTGCGCGACGCGCGCGTGCCGCTGCTGTCCTCGCTGGCGCCGGACCTGCCGGACTACGCGGCGCGGGTGGCGCGCAAGGCGCTGTTCGCGGACCGGGCCCGCCGCTTCCAGACCGCGGCGGAGTTCATCAAGGCGCTGGAGGTGCTGGCGCGCCGCGCGGGCTGGCCCCTGACGGTGGAGGCGCTGCAGCCTCTGCTGGGCGGCTGA
- a CDS encoding LEA type 2 family protein, producing the protein MRSRRAVLGLGLSLGLTGCLGAVPFRPRAYDEAVRVEAVDVTFTREGSGALTLKLQVKNPSSDAATLVRVDFDLRVDGRRLATGEQVLGVPVDGDGEVPLEVRFPLAVARGGGRPEGGSHGVRVQGGVVLRFGGSERRAPFQDARSLDIAWLPGGESSPAP; encoded by the coding sequence ATGCGCTCGCGGCGGGCGGTGCTCGGGCTGGGCTTGTCGCTGGGCCTGACCGGCTGCCTGGGCGCGGTGCCCTTCCGCCCGCGCGCCTACGACGAGGCGGTGCGGGTGGAGGCGGTGGACGTGACGTTCACGCGGGAGGGCTCCGGGGCGCTCACGCTGAAGCTCCAGGTGAAGAACCCGTCCTCGGACGCGGCCACGCTCGTCCGCGTGGACTTCGACCTGCGCGTGGACGGGCGGCGCCTGGCCACCGGTGAGCAGGTGCTGGGCGTGCCCGTGGATGGCGACGGCGAAGTTCCCCTGGAGGTCCGCTTCCCGCTGGCCGTGGCGCGCGGCGGTGGCCGTCCGGAGGGCGGCTCGCACGGGGTGCGGGTGCAGGGGGGCGTGGTGCTGCGCTTCGGAGGCTCCGAGCGGCGCGCGCCCTTCCAGGACGCGCGCTCGCTGGACATCGCGTGGCTGCCGGGCGGGGAGTCCAGCCCGGCGCCCTGA
- a CDS encoding hemolysin family protein, with product MPTWTLWVACLALCFMRSLVAAAESALYGTSELRAQELAEESRSVAARRVLRHKTDREPAATALRLGMVLSGFLAAAIGAFVPPRLLDFSQYAEAAWVPIATVCAGALFVGVLASLIEVTLRGLANGNPERWALRLSGLVSLLVAVLYPPMRLMLGLLNLGARTMGRTLRFEPPPPPLEELEKLLAAQAARNEVDKSAPQLIRSIFELSDKRCRDVMVNRTDVVSVDVTTPPDEVLRILAEENHSRIPVYKDDVDHIVGVLHARDLIPLLQHPELIVLQDIIRPAHFVPWMKPVGDLLRDMQKRKIHMAMVVDEYGGFMGVVTLEDILREIVGDIGDEFEVEEKLVEKLADGSSLVDAAMEVDQFTKLFGFPLPEGDFDTLGGYLSSLAGHLPDVGERFTYNGWQFVVATKEGARIDRVRMSRLKSTAPGAGDGQAGPPRPTADSGSAPDAKG from the coding sequence ATGCCTACCTGGACCCTCTGGGTCGCCTGCCTGGCCCTCTGCTTCATGAGGTCCCTGGTCGCCGCCGCGGAGTCCGCGCTCTACGGGACGTCCGAACTGCGCGCCCAGGAGCTCGCGGAAGAGAGCAGGAGCGTCGCCGCCCGCCGGGTGCTCCGTCACAAGACGGACCGTGAACCCGCCGCCACCGCCCTGCGCCTGGGCATGGTGCTGTCCGGCTTCCTCGCCGCCGCCATTGGCGCCTTCGTCCCGCCGCGCCTCCTGGACTTCAGCCAATACGCCGAGGCCGCCTGGGTGCCCATCGCCACGGTGTGCGCGGGGGCCCTCTTCGTGGGCGTGCTCGCCAGCCTCATCGAGGTGACGCTGCGCGGTCTGGCCAACGGCAACCCGGAGCGCTGGGCCCTGCGTCTGTCGGGGCTCGTGTCCCTGCTGGTGGCCGTGCTCTACCCGCCCATGCGCCTGATGCTGGGCCTGCTCAACCTGGGCGCCCGCACCATGGGCCGGACCCTGCGCTTCGAGCCGCCCCCTCCGCCCCTGGAGGAGCTGGAGAAGCTGCTCGCCGCGCAGGCCGCGCGCAACGAGGTGGACAAGAGCGCCCCGCAGCTCATCCGCTCCATCTTCGAGCTGTCCGACAAGCGCTGCCGCGACGTGATGGTCAACCGCACGGACGTCGTCTCCGTGGACGTCACCACGCCGCCGGACGAGGTGCTGCGCATCCTGGCGGAGGAGAACCACTCGCGCATCCCCGTCTACAAGGATGACGTGGACCACATCGTCGGCGTGCTGCACGCGCGCGACCTCATCCCGCTGCTCCAGCACCCGGAGCTCATCGTCCTGCAGGACATCATCCGCCCCGCCCACTTCGTGCCGTGGATGAAGCCCGTGGGCGACCTCTTGCGCGACATGCAGAAGCGGAAGATCCACATGGCCATGGTCGTCGACGAGTACGGCGGCTTCATGGGCGTCGTCACCCTGGAGGACATCCTCCGCGAAATCGTGGGCGACATCGGCGACGAGTTCGAGGTGGAGGAGAAGCTCGTCGAGAAGCTGGCCGACGGCAGCTCGCTGGTGGACGCCGCCATGGAGGTGGATCAGTTCACCAAGCTCTTCGGCTTCCCGCTGCCGGAGGGCGACTTCGACACGCTGGGCGGCTACCTGTCCTCGCTCGCGGGCCACCTGCCGGACGTGGGCGAGCGCTTCACCTACAACGGCTGGCAGTTCGTCGTGGCAACCAAGGAGGGCGCCCGCATCGACCGCGTGCGGATGTCCCGCCTCAAGAGCACCGCCCCCGGCGCCGGGGATGGCCAGGCAGGCCCGCCGCGCCCCACCGCCGACTCCGGCTCGGCTCCAGACGCGAAGGGCTGA
- a CDS encoding PDDEXK nuclease domain-containing protein — protein MDEFKNAYSIEFLGLAAEHSEADLHDALLRNLGRFLTELGRDFCFVGSQYPVQVGSQDFAIDLVFFHRGIQCLVAFELKVDKFKPADLGQLSFYVEALDRDVKKLHERPSIGVLLCATKDDEVVEYALARTTAPTLVAEYQTFLPSKELLRAKLHELYAQLAPEDAVVPRATYLRRRS, from the coding sequence ATCGACGAGTTCAAGAACGCCTACAGCATTGAGTTTCTCGGCCTCGCCGCCGAACACTCCGAGGCCGACCTCCACGATGCGCTTCTCCGGAACCTCGGCCGCTTCCTCACCGAGTTGGGGCGCGACTTCTGTTTCGTCGGCTCGCAGTACCCGGTGCAGGTCGGTAGCCAGGACTTCGCGATCGACCTCGTGTTCTTCCACCGAGGTATTCAGTGCCTCGTCGCCTTCGAGCTGAAGGTCGACAAGTTCAAGCCCGCCGATCTCGGTCAGCTCTCGTTCTACGTCGAGGCGCTTGACCGCGACGTGAAGAAGCTCCACGAGCGGCCCTCGATAGGCGTACTCCTCTGCGCGACGAAGGACGACGAGGTCGTCGAGTACGCGCTCGCGCGGACGACGGCGCCCACGCTCGTCGCCGAGTACCAGACATTCCTGCCGTCCAAGGAGCTGCTGCGGGCCAAACTCCACGAGTTGTACGCTCAGCTCGCGCCGGAGGATGCGGTCGTTCCCCGCGCGACGTATCTCCGGAGACGCTCATGA
- the aat gene encoding leucyl/phenylalanyl-tRNA--protein transferase codes for MPIYLLSDDEPELFPPPSKADKSGLLAVGGDLRPERLVAAYSQGIFPWYSEGQPILWHSPDPRFVLEPARIHVGRSLRKVMNRGTYTVRYDTAFPKVIDACSRVHRPGQDGTWITDAMKQAYIRLHELGLAHSVEAWDGEVLVGGLYGVSLGAAYFGESMFALAPDASKVAFATAVERFKGWGFQLIDCQVETEHLERFGAESWPRKRFLAALGQALREPTRRGPWTE; via the coding sequence GTGCCCATCTACCTGCTGAGTGACGACGAGCCCGAGCTGTTCCCCCCGCCCTCCAAGGCGGACAAGAGCGGCCTGCTCGCGGTGGGCGGCGACCTGCGCCCGGAGCGGCTGGTGGCCGCGTACTCGCAGGGCATCTTCCCCTGGTACAGCGAGGGGCAGCCCATCCTGTGGCACTCGCCCGACCCGCGCTTCGTGCTGGAGCCGGCCAGGATTCACGTGGGGCGTTCGCTGCGCAAGGTGATGAACCGGGGCACGTACACGGTGCGCTACGACACCGCGTTCCCCAAGGTCATCGACGCGTGCTCGCGCGTGCACCGGCCGGGGCAGGACGGCACCTGGATTACGGACGCGATGAAGCAGGCGTACATCCGGCTGCACGAGCTGGGGCTGGCGCACTCGGTGGAGGCGTGGGACGGCGAGGTGCTGGTGGGCGGGCTGTACGGCGTGTCGCTGGGCGCGGCGTACTTCGGGGAGAGCATGTTCGCGCTGGCGCCGGACGCGTCGAAGGTGGCGTTCGCCACGGCGGTGGAGCGCTTCAAGGGCTGGGGCTTCCAGCTCATCGACTGCCAGGTGGAGACGGAGCACCTGGAGCGCTTCGGGGCGGAGTCCTGGCCGCGCAAGCGCTTCCTCGCGGCGCTCGGGCAGGCGCTGCGGGAGCCCACGCGGCGGGGGCCGTGGACGGAGTAG
- a CDS encoding LEA type 2 family protein, whose amino-acid sequence MSFVNRSTCLLALVSALFALNSGCASAPVRSGGPPALTAQETAVVSQGLTDASVRYTGQITGTANGVVERADYELVADGKVVKTGSSKLGVPFAPGTPANFSIEEKSAYVKSPEDLARLSAQGGTVLIALRGTLVVRTDGSEDTLPFAASRAVRVPRLPEVIVESLDAARYSPEEVQMNLRLGVRNPNPFPLRLDSLTYQVAVSDRPLEEGTTAQADTVDASATGVYPVEVAVTAQSWGPGVKALISKGVLPYSVKGELKGPLLQVPYVLKGEVKLNVSR is encoded by the coding sequence ATGTCCTTTGTGAATCGCTCGACCTGCCTGCTGGCCCTGGTGTCCGCGCTGTTCGCCCTCAACTCCGGGTGCGCCTCCGCCCCGGTCCGCTCCGGGGGCCCCCCTGCCCTGACGGCCCAGGAGACCGCCGTCGTCTCCCAGGGGCTCACCGACGCCTCCGTGCGCTACACCGGACAAATCACCGGGACCGCCAACGGCGTCGTGGAGCGCGCCGACTACGAGCTCGTCGCCGACGGGAAGGTGGTGAAGACGGGGTCCTCGAAGCTGGGGGTGCCGTTCGCGCCGGGCACGCCCGCGAACTTCTCCATCGAGGAGAAGTCCGCCTACGTGAAGAGCCCCGAGGACCTGGCCCGCCTGAGCGCCCAGGGCGGCACGGTGCTCATCGCGCTGCGCGGCACCCTGGTGGTGCGCACCGACGGCAGCGAGGACACCCTGCCCTTCGCCGCCAGCCGCGCCGTGCGGGTGCCCCGGCTGCCGGAGGTCATCGTGGAGAGCCTGGACGCCGCCCGCTATTCGCCGGAGGAGGTGCAGATGAACCTGCGCCTGGGCGTGCGCAACCCGAACCCCTTCCCGCTGCGGCTGGACTCGCTGACCTACCAGGTCGCCGTCTCGGACCGGCCGCTGGAGGAGGGCACCACCGCCCAGGCGGACACGGTGGATGCGTCCGCCACGGGCGTGTACCCGGTGGAGGTCGCGGTGACGGCCCAGTCCTGGGGCCCGGGCGTCAAGGCGCTCATCTCCAAGGGCGTCCTGCCCTACAGCGTGAAGGGCGAGCTGAAGGGTCCCCTGTTGCAGGTCCCCTACGTCCTCAAGGGTGAAGTGAAGCTCAACGTGTCCCGCTAG